The following proteins are encoded in a genomic region of Kosakonia oryzae:
- a CDS encoding DsrE/DsrF/TusD sulfur relay family protein — MQKIVIVATGAAYGSESLFSSLRLAIALCEEESAKQLKVFLMSDAVTAGLRGQNPAEGYNLQQMLEILTAQGVVVKLCKTCTDGRGITALPLADGVEIGTLVELAHWTLAADKVLTF, encoded by the coding sequence ATGCAAAAGATCGTCATTGTCGCCACTGGCGCGGCTTATGGTAGCGAATCGCTGTTCAGTAGTTTGCGGCTGGCAATCGCCCTCTGCGAAGAAGAGAGCGCGAAGCAGCTGAAAGTGTTTTTAATGTCCGACGCGGTTACCGCCGGTCTGCGCGGGCAAAACCCGGCGGAAGGTTATAACCTGCAGCAGATGCTGGAGATTTTGACCGCCCAGGGCGTGGTGGTGAAATTATGCAAAACCTGCACCGATGGACGCGGTATCACCGCCCTGCCGCTGGCAGATGGCGTGGAAATCGGCACGCTGGTTGAACTGGCGCACTGGACGCTGGCTGCGGATAAAGTATTAACTTTTTAA